From Geomonas agri, one genomic window encodes:
- a CDS encoding glycosyltransferase family 4 protein translates to MKIDKIIGVVDESPYDARTWSGSSRYFFNALENTGVLGMAVAAQPAKVIRRIFQILSFQFGMREWKFKYHLNTHYYHQMTATAKKALDQIDPSSYNVILQIGAWYDLTGYKDKKVVSYHDGNLATLLASPYGYPKINETVINKSLQWEQKLYNKLDLLFPMSRWLADSFIRDFGVDHRKIFPVGAGVNLPQVQEIKQKNYDEPRILFVGKDFKRKGGEDLLKAFEIVRGEIPNAELTVVGPELASPPKGVRCIGFVSKTTSEGMEVLLQEYRRASIFVLPSLYEPFGIAFAEAMAHKLPCIGTKICAMPEIIEDGEMGYVVSPGDSVALADKMITLLKEPTLCSAFGEAGYGRYTEKFTWSAVTSQICEIISSQL, encoded by the coding sequence ATGAAGATAGATAAGATCATAGGTGTCGTAGACGAAAGCCCTTATGATGCACGGACATGGTCCGGTTCAAGCAGATATTTTTTCAATGCACTGGAAAACACCGGGGTTCTCGGGATGGCGGTAGCAGCTCAACCTGCTAAAGTAATCCGAAGGATCTTTCAAATACTTAGTTTTCAGTTTGGAATGCGGGAGTGGAAATTCAAGTATCACCTTAACACGCACTATTACCACCAAATGACGGCAACTGCAAAGAAAGCTCTTGATCAGATTGATCCTTCTTCTTACAATGTAATACTCCAAATTGGAGCATGGTATGATCTTACTGGTTACAAAGACAAAAAAGTAGTTTCATATCATGACGGTAACCTGGCCACACTCTTAGCAAGTCCATATGGCTATCCCAAAATAAATGAAACTGTTATCAATAAAAGCCTACAATGGGAGCAAAAACTTTATAATAAACTTGATCTCCTTTTCCCAATGAGCCGTTGGTTGGCTGATTCATTTATTCGTGATTTTGGTGTTGACCACCGAAAGATCTTCCCTGTCGGAGCCGGAGTTAATCTACCCCAGGTTCAGGAAATCAAGCAAAAAAATTATGATGAACCACGAATCCTGTTTGTCGGGAAAGATTTCAAACGTAAAGGCGGGGAAGATCTTCTCAAGGCATTTGAAATTGTCAGAGGGGAAATACCTAATGCAGAACTCACAGTTGTTGGTCCAGAGTTGGCTTCACCTCCCAAGGGTGTAAGGTGCATTGGATTTGTTTCAAAAACGACCTCTGAAGGTATGGAGGTGCTACTTCAGGAGTATCGGCGTGCCTCAATATTTGTTCTACCTTCTCTTTATGAGCCGTTTGGAATTGCCTTCGCGGAAGCTATGGCGCATAAGCTACCCTGCATTGGAACAAAAATTTGTGCCATGCCGGAGATAATAGAGGACGGGGAAATGGGGTATGTAGTTTCGCCTGGGGATTCAGTTGCGTTAGCCGACAAAATGATTACCCTCTTGAAGGAGCCGACTTTGTGCAGCGCCTTTGGCGAAGCAGGTTATGGCAGATACACGGAAAAATTTACATGGTCTGCTGTGACTTCACAAATCTGTGAAATTATCTCTTCGCAGTTATGA
- a CDS encoding right-handed parallel beta-helix repeat-containing protein, whose product MPKDQEKGCGPGFFYFEKESDADSPHAEVIMYQNRNYRKRAFIILAFLLLYGVGNYALCSGATYLDGSTTGCTDGSRSYSPSTRSCGSGSDTVYLTLASFVTNLTPSATNYIREGKYFRDSGSKLSGSLHIPSTKSGSATSPTIIKAYPSEELKVTIGTAQRGATYNSNPSDSTGTGSWGYYPNPSIMTYDANYVVIDGVRAYGQVYILGGHDVTIQNSDLGGGGGSGTITSDQGNTVRFNYVYNALLKNNLIHYNCRRVESNDGSLVIGYAFTAVLEQNTFYDGYGTYFEDKDGSGQTGRTTEVKYNFFAPSNISPIATVGVRGFNQAQQTSYQYIHHNIFQNLSIGINVIGAPAIDNVFYNNTFVNCATDVNQPSSSITGSFFELYNNLFYHSNTGQAFIRVYSLNQLLGSNFNVYYNTAIWGSPSTTTASNLSAWQAYSSMDSASINGSPNFVNATGSKPGDFKRASYFENFGSSKYSTRAGAYETGNEQIGYNATGSIAVIPPSGVRPTNITK is encoded by the coding sequence ATGCCGAAAGACCAGGAAAAAGGTTGCGGCCCCGGCTTTTTCTATTTCGAAAAAGAATCGGACGCTGATAGCCCTCACGCGGAGGTAATCATGTATCAGAATAGAAATTACCGAAAAAGGGCATTCATAATACTGGCTTTTTTGCTGCTCTACGGCGTAGGCAATTACGCTTTGTGTAGCGGCGCGACCTATCTAGATGGCAGCACTACGGGCTGTACCGATGGATCTCGCAGCTACTCGCCCTCTACGCGCTCTTGCGGCAGTGGCAGTGACACGGTTTATCTCACTCTCGCATCATTTGTGACGAATCTGACCCCTAGTGCAACTAACTACATTCGTGAGGGAAAATACTTTCGCGATAGTGGCAGCAAACTGTCAGGATCGCTGCATATCCCCTCCACTAAATCAGGGTCAGCGACTTCGCCCACCATCATTAAAGCCTACCCCAGTGAAGAATTAAAGGTTACAATCGGAACAGCTCAAAGGGGCGCCACATACAATAGTAACCCGTCAGACTCAACAGGAACCGGCTCATGGGGGTATTACCCGAACCCATCCATAATGACATACGATGCAAACTACGTCGTGATTGACGGGGTAAGGGCATACGGGCAGGTCTATATACTCGGTGGGCATGACGTCACCATCCAAAATAGCGACTTAGGTGGAGGTGGAGGTTCAGGAACAATTACATCAGATCAGGGCAATACTGTAAGATTTAATTATGTATACAATGCCTTGCTAAAGAACAACCTCATCCATTACAATTGCCGCAGAGTTGAAAGCAACGACGGTTCGCTAGTCATAGGGTATGCTTTTACAGCTGTTCTCGAACAAAACACATTTTACGATGGATACGGAACTTATTTCGAAGATAAGGATGGTTCTGGGCAGACAGGAAGAACAACAGAAGTGAAATATAACTTTTTTGCTCCTTCGAATATATCTCCTATAGCAACTGTCGGAGTCAGAGGTTTCAACCAAGCACAACAAACATCATATCAGTACATACACCACAACATTTTCCAAAATTTATCGATTGGCATCAATGTAATTGGAGCACCTGCAATTGATAATGTATTTTACAATAACACTTTTGTAAATTGCGCAACTGATGTAAATCAACCTAGCAGCAGTATCACTGGAAGTTTTTTCGAATTATACAACAATCTATTTTATCATAGCAACACAGGTCAAGCCTTTATTAGGGTTTACTCACTAAATCAATTACTTGGTTCCAACTTTAATGTTTACTATAATACAGCAATTTGGGGATCTCCAAGCACAACTACCGCCTCAAATCTATCTGCATGGCAGGCTTACTCTTCAATGGATTCCGCTTCAATTAATGGATCACCTAATTTCGTGAATGCTACAGGAAGCAAACCTGGAGACTTTAAGCGTGCTTCGTATTTCGAAAACTTCGGATCTAGCAAATATTCAACACGAGCCGGAGCCTACGAAACAGGTAATGAACAGATAGGTTACAATGCGACAGGCAGTATAGCGGTCATTCCTCCTTCAGGGGTTAGACCAACCAACATAACCAAGTAA